A stretch of Brassica rapa cultivar Chiifu-401-42 chromosome A08, CAAS_Brap_v3.01, whole genome shotgun sequence DNA encodes these proteins:
- the LOC103832960 gene encoding putative two-component response regulator ARR19, producing MMTKSNFCNIKSFILPCNKTHLLASIHTSLAFIQTSTKVNFLMSIAHITEDGDKALFLQQETSEINSPLNEFPPSTNVLVVDANLSTLLDMKEIMERCAYHVTAYADAEEAIAFLTKCKHEINIVIWDYHMPGINGLQALAIIGSKMDLPVVIMSGDDQTESVMNAMVHGACHCVMKPVRKEIIATIWQHIVRKRMMSKPGLVPPVVVHGDYSKQEKDDSVTVDQDDSEESIDKIEEKATQKQTMICIEETQPMQSHLVKSNGSDQDDDDSRSVRNYNYEQSIDKKKERDLKRPRISWTGDLQQKFLEAIDIVGGPKKASPKVLLKCLHDMNIEGLTRNNVSSHLQKYRLSLEETKIPQQFPETGWSSLSRPSPFLGMNNGFIAPTSLRNGPAVYPVQDNQYQNGYLAINNNQFVTNNMHGFPYSENDHHLQQQHQQRQYQLSNQMMNYMMRNEPQQAYNSIGLTDLEPNIYPSLPYYPNEFLFDGYNFSN from the exons ATGATGACAAAATCCAATTTTTGTAATATAAAAAGCTTCATTCTTCCTTGTAATAAGACACATCTTCTAGCTAGCATACATACATCCCTGGCTTTCATCCAAACGTCTACAAAAGTAAATTTTCTAATGTCTATAGCCCATATAACCGAGGATGGAGATAAAGCTCTCTTTCTGCAGCAAGAAACTTCTGAAATCAACTCTCCTCTTAATGAATTTCCGCCGAGTACTAATGTTCTTGTTGTCGACGCCAATCTCAGCACTTTACTTGATATGAAAGAAATCATGGAACGCTGCGCCTATCATG TGACGGCTTATGCGGACGCGGAAGAAGCTATTGCGTTTCTGACAAAGTGTAAACATGAGATTAATATTGTGATTTGGGATTATCATATGCCTGGAATTAATGGACTCCAAGCTCTCGCAATCATTGGTTCAAAGATGGATCTTCCTGTAGTAA TTATGTCTGGTGACGATCAAACAGAATCGGTGATGAACGCAATGGTACATGGTGCATGTCACTGTGTTATGAAACCCGTTAGAAAAGAGATCATAGCCACCATATGGCAACACATTGTACGCAAGAGGATGATGTCTAAACCCGGTTTAGTTCCACCTGTTGTGGTTCATGGTGACTATTCCAAGCAAGAGAAAGATGATTCCGTGACCGTAGACCAAGATGATAGTGAGGAGAGCATCGATAAGATAGAAGAGAAAGCAACACAGAAACAGACAATGATATGTATAGAAGAAACTCAACCAATGCAATCACATTTGGTTAAGAGTAACGGTTCAGACCAAGACGACGACGATTCCAGGAGCGTAAGAAATTACAACTATGAACAAAGCATCGacaagaaaaaagagagagatttgAAGAGACCGCGGATTTCGTGGACTGGAGATCTTCAACAGAAATTTCTCGAAGCCATCGATATAGTTGGTGGGCCTAAAA AAGCTAGTCCAAAGGTACTTCTCAAATGCTTGCATGACATGAATATCGAAGGACTCACTAGAAACAATGTGTCCAGTCATCTTCAG AAATATCGTCTTAGTCTTGAGGAGACCAAAATTCCTCAACAGTTTCCAGAGACTGGTTGGTCTAGTTTGAGTAGACCTTCACCTTTCTTAGGTATGAACAATGGTTTCATAGCACCAACGTCCCTTAGGAATGGTCCAGCTGTTTACCCGGTCCAGGACAATCAATATCAAAATGGTTACTTGGCAATAAACAACAACCAGTTCGTGACCAATAATATGCATGGTTTTCCCTACTCGGAAAATGATCACCATCTCCAGCAGCAGCATCAACAACGACAATATCAGCTTTCTAATCAGATGATGAATTACATGATGAGAAATGAACCTCAACAAGCTTATAATAGCATTGGTTTAACGGATCTCGAACCAAATATTTATCCAAGTCTGCCGTACTATCCAAACGAGTTTCTATTCGATGGCTACAATTTCAGTAACTGA
- the LOC103832962 gene encoding serine/threonine-protein kinase ATG1t isoform X5, giving the protein MVTMDEYKAKSKLSESSTSTVWLAKHMLTGEEAVMKCFDLSKLNHNLRICLENELDFLSSVDHPNIIRLLRVLQEKDLLIMILEYCDGGTLSSYIKRHGRVQEHIARRFMKQIGAGLEIIHDNHIIHRDLKPENILLAGSGDESVLKIADFSLSRKLLPGKYLETVCGSPFYMAPEVLQFQRYNEKADMWSVGAILFELLHGYPPFSGFKEHQI; this is encoded by the exons ATGGTAACGATGGATGAATACAAAGCGAAATCGAAGCTGAGCGAGAGCTCAACCTCCACCGTCTGGCTAGCGAAGCACATGTTAACCGGAGAAGAAGCGGTGATGAAGTGTTTCGATCTCTCGAAGCTCAATCACAATCTCAGAATCTGTTTGGAAAACGAGCTCGATTTTCTATCTTCCGTCGATCACCCCAACATCATCCGCCTCCTCCGAGTTCTCCAGGAGAAGGACTTACTCATCATGATTCTCGAGTATTGCGACGGTGGAACTCTATCTTCGTACATCAAGCGTCACGGGAGAGTTCAAGAACATATCGCCAGAAGATTCATGAAGCAAATTG GAGCTGGTTTAGAAATCATTCATGATAATCACATCATCCATAGGGATCTTAAACCAGAG AACATTTTACTAGCTGGATCAGGTGATGAATCGGTGTTGAAGATAGCTGATTTTAGTCTATCAAG AAAGCTGCTTCCGGGAAAGTATCTAGAGACAGTGTGTGGTTCTCCGTTTTACATGGCTCCTGAAGTTCTTCAGTTTCAGAGATACAATGAAAAG GCTGACATGTGGAGCGTAGGAGCAATTCTTTTCGAGCTTCTTCATGGCTATCCACCTTTCAGTG GTTTTAAGGAACATCAAATCTAG
- the LOC103832962 gene encoding serine/threonine-protein kinase ATG1t isoform X2, giving the protein MVTMDEYKAKSKLSESSTSTVWLAKHMLTGEEAVMKCFDLSKLNHNLRICLENELDFLSSVDHPNIIRLLRVLQEKDLLIMILEYCDGGTLSSYIKRHGRVQEHIARRFMKQIGAGLEIIHDNHIIHRDLKPENILLAGSGDESVLKIADFSLSRKLLPGKYLETVCGSPFYMAPEVLQFQRYNEKADMWSVGAILFELLHGYPPFSGRNNVQVLRNIKSSLSCPFSRSIVQQLHPDCIDVCSRLLSTNPDKYKQRKAWKEVAG; this is encoded by the exons ATGGTAACGATGGATGAATACAAAGCGAAATCGAAGCTGAGCGAGAGCTCAACCTCCACCGTCTGGCTAGCGAAGCACATGTTAACCGGAGAAGAAGCGGTGATGAAGTGTTTCGATCTCTCGAAGCTCAATCACAATCTCAGAATCTGTTTGGAAAACGAGCTCGATTTTCTATCTTCCGTCGATCACCCCAACATCATCCGCCTCCTCCGAGTTCTCCAGGAGAAGGACTTACTCATCATGATTCTCGAGTATTGCGACGGTGGAACTCTATCTTCGTACATCAAGCGTCACGGGAGAGTTCAAGAACATATCGCCAGAAGATTCATGAAGCAAATTG GAGCTGGTTTAGAAATCATTCATGATAATCACATCATCCATAGGGATCTTAAACCAGAG AACATTTTACTAGCTGGATCAGGTGATGAATCGGTGTTGAAGATAGCTGATTTTAGTCTATCAAG AAAGCTGCTTCCGGGAAAGTATCTAGAGACAGTGTGTGGTTCTCCGTTTTACATGGCTCCTGAAGTTCTTCAGTTTCAGAGATACAATGAAAAG GCTGACATGTGGAGCGTAGGAGCAATTCTTTTCGAGCTTCTTCATGGCTATCCACCTTTCAGTGGTAGGAACAATGTTCAG GTTTTAAGGAACATCAAATCTAGTTTATCTTGTCCTTTCTCTCGGTCCATTGTTCAGCAGTTGCATCCAGATTGCATCGACGTATGTTCAAGGCTGCTTTCTACTAACCCAg ACAAGTATAAACAAAGAAAAGCTTGGAAAGAAGTCGCTGGTTAA
- the LOC103832962 gene encoding serine/threonine-protein kinase ATG1t isoform X1 yields the protein MVTMDEYKAKSKLSESSTSTVWLAKHMLTGEEAVMKCFDLSKLNHNLRICLENELDFLSSVDHPNIIRLLRVLQEKDLLIMILEYCDGGTLSSYIKRHGRVQEHIARRFMKQIGAGLEIIHDNHIIHRDLKPENILLAGSGDESVLKIADFSLSRKLLPGKYLETVCGSPFYMAPEVLQFQRYNEKADMWSVGAILFELLHGYPPFSGRNNVQVLRNIKSSLSCPFSRSIVQQLHPDCIDVCSRLLSTNPVTRLSFDEFYKHKFLSI from the exons ATGGTAACGATGGATGAATACAAAGCGAAATCGAAGCTGAGCGAGAGCTCAACCTCCACCGTCTGGCTAGCGAAGCACATGTTAACCGGAGAAGAAGCGGTGATGAAGTGTTTCGATCTCTCGAAGCTCAATCACAATCTCAGAATCTGTTTGGAAAACGAGCTCGATTTTCTATCTTCCGTCGATCACCCCAACATCATCCGCCTCCTCCGAGTTCTCCAGGAGAAGGACTTACTCATCATGATTCTCGAGTATTGCGACGGTGGAACTCTATCTTCGTACATCAAGCGTCACGGGAGAGTTCAAGAACATATCGCCAGAAGATTCATGAAGCAAATTG GAGCTGGTTTAGAAATCATTCATGATAATCACATCATCCATAGGGATCTTAAACCAGAG AACATTTTACTAGCTGGATCAGGTGATGAATCGGTGTTGAAGATAGCTGATTTTAGTCTATCAAG AAAGCTGCTTCCGGGAAAGTATCTAGAGACAGTGTGTGGTTCTCCGTTTTACATGGCTCCTGAAGTTCTTCAGTTTCAGAGATACAATGAAAAG GCTGACATGTGGAGCGTAGGAGCAATTCTTTTCGAGCTTCTTCATGGCTATCCACCTTTCAGTGGTAGGAACAATGTTCAG GTTTTAAGGAACATCAAATCTAGTTTATCTTGTCCTTTCTCTCGGTCCATTGTTCAGCAGTTGCATCCAGATTGCATCGACGTATGTTCAAGGCTGCTTTCTACTAACCCAg TTACGCGGCTCTCGTTTGATGAATTCTACAAACACAAGTTCTTAAGTATCTGA
- the LOC103832962 gene encoding serine/threonine-protein kinase ATG1t isoform X4 produces the protein MVTMDEYKAKSKLSESSTSTVWLAKHMLTGEEAVMKCFDLSKLNHNLRICLENELDFLSSVDHPNIIRLLRVLQEKDLLIMILEYCDGGTLSSYIKRHGRVQEHIARRFMKQIGAGLEIIHDNHIIHRDLKPENILLAGSGDESVLKIADFSLSRKLLPGKYLETVCGSPFYMAPEVLQFQRYNEKADMWSVGAILFELLHGYPPFSGRNNVQQLHPDCIDVCSRLLSTNPVTRLSFDEFYKHKFLSI, from the exons ATGGTAACGATGGATGAATACAAAGCGAAATCGAAGCTGAGCGAGAGCTCAACCTCCACCGTCTGGCTAGCGAAGCACATGTTAACCGGAGAAGAAGCGGTGATGAAGTGTTTCGATCTCTCGAAGCTCAATCACAATCTCAGAATCTGTTTGGAAAACGAGCTCGATTTTCTATCTTCCGTCGATCACCCCAACATCATCCGCCTCCTCCGAGTTCTCCAGGAGAAGGACTTACTCATCATGATTCTCGAGTATTGCGACGGTGGAACTCTATCTTCGTACATCAAGCGTCACGGGAGAGTTCAAGAACATATCGCCAGAAGATTCATGAAGCAAATTG GAGCTGGTTTAGAAATCATTCATGATAATCACATCATCCATAGGGATCTTAAACCAGAG AACATTTTACTAGCTGGATCAGGTGATGAATCGGTGTTGAAGATAGCTGATTTTAGTCTATCAAG AAAGCTGCTTCCGGGAAAGTATCTAGAGACAGTGTGTGGTTCTCCGTTTTACATGGCTCCTGAAGTTCTTCAGTTTCAGAGATACAATGAAAAG GCTGACATGTGGAGCGTAGGAGCAATTCTTTTCGAGCTTCTTCATGGCTATCCACCTTTCAGTGGTAGGAACAATGTTCAG CAGTTGCATCCAGATTGCATCGACGTATGTTCAAGGCTGCTTTCTACTAACCCAg TTACGCGGCTCTCGTTTGATGAATTCTACAAACACAAGTTCTTAAGTATCTGA
- the LOC103832962 gene encoding serine/threonine-protein kinase ATG1t isoform X3: MVTMDEYKAKSKLSESSTSTVWLAKHMLTGEEAVMKCFDLSKLNHNLRICLENELDFLSSVDHPNIIRLLRVLQEKDLLIMILEYCDGGTLSSYIKRHGRVQEHIARRFMKQIGAGLEIIHDNHIIHRDLKPENILLAGSGDESVLKIADFSLSRKLLPGKYLETVCGSPFYMAPEVLQFQRYNEKADMWSVGAILFELLHGYPPFSGRNNVQVLRNIKSSLSCPFSRSIVQQLHPDCIDVCSRLLSTNPDGRWW, from the exons ATGGTAACGATGGATGAATACAAAGCGAAATCGAAGCTGAGCGAGAGCTCAACCTCCACCGTCTGGCTAGCGAAGCACATGTTAACCGGAGAAGAAGCGGTGATGAAGTGTTTCGATCTCTCGAAGCTCAATCACAATCTCAGAATCTGTTTGGAAAACGAGCTCGATTTTCTATCTTCCGTCGATCACCCCAACATCATCCGCCTCCTCCGAGTTCTCCAGGAGAAGGACTTACTCATCATGATTCTCGAGTATTGCGACGGTGGAACTCTATCTTCGTACATCAAGCGTCACGGGAGAGTTCAAGAACATATCGCCAGAAGATTCATGAAGCAAATTG GAGCTGGTTTAGAAATCATTCATGATAATCACATCATCCATAGGGATCTTAAACCAGAG AACATTTTACTAGCTGGATCAGGTGATGAATCGGTGTTGAAGATAGCTGATTTTAGTCTATCAAG AAAGCTGCTTCCGGGAAAGTATCTAGAGACAGTGTGTGGTTCTCCGTTTTACATGGCTCCTGAAGTTCTTCAGTTTCAGAGATACAATGAAAAG GCTGACATGTGGAGCGTAGGAGCAATTCTTTTCGAGCTTCTTCATGGCTATCCACCTTTCAGTGGTAGGAACAATGTTCAG GTTTTAAGGAACATCAAATCTAGTTTATCTTGTCCTTTCTCTCGGTCCATTGTTCAGCAGTTGCATCCAGATTGCATCGACGTATGTTCAAGGCTGCTTTCTACTAACCCAg ATGGTAGATGGTGGTAG
- the LOC103832961 gene encoding uncharacterized protein LOC103832961, which translates to MATVEAILNLLFHSSTKVTTEPYLHHLFLDLPPSTIYTDVLRSFTTKLDTHEPPPHESSNNKEMRTAFSLPAGRTAKSYIASGAGLGRGLGTAGYGGLTRKDPPEIETAAGRATAGRVVPIAIPN; encoded by the exons ATGGCGACTGTGGAGGCAATTCTGAACCTTCTCTTCCACTCGTCGACTAAAGTCACCACTGAGCCTTATCTTCATCACCTCTTCCTCGATCTACCACCATCTACCATCTATACAG ATGTGCTGAGAAGCTTTACTACAAAATTAGACACACATGAACCACCACCACACGAGTCAAGCAACAACAAAGAAATGAGGACAGCATTTTCACTACCCGCGGGCCGGACCGCAAAGTCCTATATAGCAAGCGGGGCGGGTTTGGGTAGAGGTTTGGGAACCGCGGGTTACGGCGGGCTGACCCGCAAAGATCCGCCAGAGATAGAGACCGCAGCGGGGCGGGCCACGGCGGGGCGGGTTGTCCCAATTGCCATTCCTAACTGA
- the LOC103832964 gene encoding transcription factor MYBS1 → MESVAVTWSRGEEKSFENAIAMHCVEEEITEDQWMKMVSMVPTKSLQEVKNHYQMLLEDVKAIESGQVPLPRYQRTGEEAAATSPANRDCHSSGGGGSTEKKPNHGVSGISSSNGGGRSSSKLEQERKKGIPWTQEEHRLFLLGLEKFGKGDWRSISRNYVITRTPTQVASHAQKYFIRLNSMNRDRRRSSIHDITSVNNQAPAVTGQQQQQQQQVIKHRPAQPQPQPQPQHHTMAGLGMYGGAPVGQPIIAPPDHMGSAVGTPVMLPPPMGTHHHIGVAPYAVPSYPVPSLPQQHPAPSTMH, encoded by the exons ATGGAGAGTGTGGCAGTGACATGGAGCAGAGGAGAAGAGAAATCATTCGAGAACGCAATTGCTATGCATTGCGTAGAAGAGGAGATAACAGAGGATCAATGGATGAAAATGGTGTCAATGGTTCCTACCAAATCATTACAAGAAGTCAAGAATCATTACCAAATGCTGTTAGAAGATGTCAAGGCAATCGAGAGTGGACAAGTCCCATTGCCTCGCTATCAAAGAACAGGCGAGGAAGCTGCAGCAACTTCTCCGGCGAACAGAGACTGTCATTCCTCCGGCGGAGGCGGATCAACGGAGAAGAAACCAAACCATGGAGTCTCCGGGATAAGTAGCTCCAATGGCGGCGGAAGAAGTAGTTCCAAACTTGAACAAGAGAGGAAGAAAGGGATcccatggacacaagaagagcatcg GTTGTTTCTTTTGGGTTTGGAAAAATTTGGGAAAGGAGATTGGAGAAGCATCTCAAGGAACTATGTGATAACAAGAACACCAACTCAAGTAGCAAGTCATGCTCAAAAATACTTCATCCGGCTTAATTCAATGAACCGAGATCGAAGAAGGTCTAGCATTCACGACATCACTTCTGTGAACAATCAAGCTCCCGCGGTTACaggacaacaacaacaacaacaacaacaagtgaTCAAGCATAGACCAGCTCAGCCTCAGCCTCAGCCTCAGCCACAACATCACACAATGGCTGGATTAGGGATGTATGGTGGTGCACCCGTGGGACAACCCATCATCGCACCGCCTGATCATATGGGTTCAGCTGTGGGAACACCTGTGATGCTTCCACCTCCAATGGGAACTCATCATCATATTGGAGTTGCTCCTTATGCTGTACCTTCTTATCCGGTTCCATCATTACCACAGCAACATCCAGCTCCATCTACTATGCATTGA